AGGGGTCTCTCTGATGCGGTGCGCGCCCCCCGCCTCGTGATCGCAACAATCACCATCCGTCCACGAGGATGACGGCCGCTGCCATCCACGCCGCGCGCGGTAGGACACGGCGGTCAGCGACCGACTTCATCTGCAAATCTGCACTTACGAAGAGTCCCCTCAAAGGGAAGCAATCATACGAATATTCTAGGGAGAGGCGAGGTATCGTGAGAACCGAGGTCGCCAGCCGTTTGACGATGTCGCGCGCGACGGTCTCGGCGCGGCATGATGCCAGCTCGAATGAGCTGCACTCGTGGGTTTGGGTATTCCCTGCACGCGACGGAACATTCCGCGTATCGACCGTTGAAATCCCCAAGAACCTCGTAGACGACGAATGCTTCGCTGAAGAAGATCTTTCACGAGATCATATCGCCACCGTACGAGAACTGTCGGCAGTTGACGAAGTAGTCAGGAACCTTGGGGTAGATCCGAACAGCCTCGACGCCCCGTGGAAGAACGATTTCCCCTTGTAAATCGCCCCTCTGGGGGCAGGTCTGATCCACTGGCAGAAAGGCCGAAAGGTGAACGTTCCAAGCGGGAACCTCCTGAACATGGTTCGCTCTCTCGTTGCCGAATCCTCGACCCAACGCGCCTTGGCCGCCGATCAGGTTACCGACTGGGTAGGAAGCTACACGGAAGTCGACGGCCGCCTCCTGGCGGCAATTCTCGCCGTGACCGCCGCATGCGAGACTGATGGCACGGCACTTGAGTCCCAACTCAACGCGATCATCCAGCTGGGTGCTCTCGCGGATCGAAGTTCCGTTTCATACCTGAAAGAGATCGAGGGATCTCCCCTTCCAGGCGACCTGTCGGGATATGTCCACGACATCCTCCACGAATAGCATCGGAGCCGAGAGAGGGCGGCCGCGGCGATCACTGCCGTGCCGAGGTGGACGGGCCAGACGGGAACGCGACCGCCGAGACGCCTCAGCCACGCGTGCGCTGGCATGTGCGCCGGGAGCACACCAAAGGGTGTCCCGTAACGATCCGCGCCACCCCCGAGAGTCCGTCGCCTCCTGCTCGGTGGGGCTATCCGGTGAGGGCGAGGTGTGCAGACGTACGTGACCAAAGCAAGGGCCGGAGGCGCCCACCCCGAGCGTGCGAGAAGGCCCTGCGGGCCGGTCTCCCGCTGCTACGCTCCGGCGCCATGGCCTCCGTGACCGCAGCGCGCCCGAGGAACCCCCTCGCTCCCCGCAACAAGACCTCACTTCGGCCGGCTCGGCTGCCAGAGGACGACCTGGCCGAGGACGCGATGATCCGCGGGGTGGAGTACAGCGGAACCGTCTTCGCCAGCCAGAGCATCGAACTTGCCGAGGCCGAGCAGTGCCGCTTCGACACGGTCCGCTTCACCGGGATGCACACGCGGCAGGTCGTCTTCTGCGACGCCACGTTCGACACCTGCGACTTCGCATCGGTGCGCGCCGATGACACCTCTCTGGTGCGCGCCGAGGTCGTATCCAGCCGGGTCACGGGCTCCTCCTGGAGCAAGAGCCACTTCCACGATGTGCGGTTCGAGAACTGCCGAGCCGACCTGTCGTTGTGGCGGCACTCGAAGTTCAAAGCGATCGTCTTCACCAACTGCAATCTGACGCAGGCCGACTTCCAGTTCGCCGAGATGCGTGACGTGCTGTTCCAGGGCTGCGATCTGACCGGCGCCCAGTTCGCCCACCTCAATGCGCAGCGTGTCCGGTTCGAGAACTGCACGCTGCTGGACGTGGGAGGGGCCACACATCTGAAAGGTGCCACCGTGCAAGGGCCCGGGGCGATGGAGCTGGCCCTGGCCCTGGCACGGGACGCCGGAATCAGGATCGAGCCGTAGATCAGGCCGCGATCACGTCGTAGTGCGCGAACCGCTCACCTGAGATCGACTCGGCGACGAGGTCCATGTCGTAGGTGTCGGTGAACTCGCGCAGCTCTTGAACGAGGAGCCGGCCGTACGGGGTGAAGTGCTCCAGCTTGTCCAACAACCCGTCCGTGCACTCCCGTGGCGAGGCCGGGAACTTGTCGTCCAGCTCCGTCTCCCCGCGCTCGCCGAGACGACCCGGGGGCCGTCACGCGCGGGACGCGGTGAAGGCGCGGCGGTAGGTCGTGGGGGAGACGCCGAGGGTGGCTGCGAGGTGTTGGCGGAGGGAGGCCGACGTGCCGAAGCCCGCGTGGGCGGCGATCTGGTCGATCGGGAGGTCGGTGGTTTCCAGGAGGCGGCGGGCGTGGTCGACGCGGCGTTGGGCCAGCCACTGGCCCGGGGGCATGCCGACCTCCTCGACGAAGCGGCGGCAGAAGGTGCGGACGCTCATCCGGGCGTGCTCCGCCAACTCCCTCAGGGGGAGGGGGTGGTGGAGGTGTTCCAGGGCCCAGGCGCGCGTGGCCGCGGTGGTGGCGGCCTCGGGCTCCGGCATCGGGCGTTCGATGTACTGGGCCTGGCCGCCCTCCCGCCACGGCGGGACCACGCACAGCCGGGCCACCCGGTTCGCGATCTCGCTGCCGTGGTCGCGGCGGAGCAGGTGCAGGCACAGGTCCACGCCCGCGGCGACCCCGGCGGCCGTGAGGACGCGGCCGTCGTCGACGAAGAGGACGTTCGCGTCGACCTCGACCTGCGGGAAGGCCCGCTGGAAGCGGCCGGCCTCGTTCCAGTGGGTGGTGGCGCGCCGGCCGTCGAGCAGGCCCGCGGCGGCGAGTACGTACGAGGCCGTGCAGATCGAGACGATGCGGGCGTGGGCCGGGAGGAGGGCCAGGGCGTCGGCCAGTTCGGCCGGCAGCCACTCCCGCTGCGCGTCGGGGCCGCAGGTGAACGGCGGGATGACCAGGGTGTCGGCGCGGGAGAGCGCCTCGCTGCCGTGGGCCACGGTGACGGAGAAGTCGGCGCTGGTGGTCACCGGGCCGCCGTCCAGGCTGCAGGTGGCGACCTCGTACAGCGGCTCGCCGTCCGGTCCGGCGGCGGTGCCGAAGATCCGTACCGGGATGCTCAGTTCGAAGGGGTAGACGCCCTCCAGGGCCAGGACTACGACACGATGCATGGCAAGATTCTTATCGATGATGACATTCTTGCCACTCGTTCGGGTGTGGGAAGTGCGGAAATCTTGATCTCCGAGGGGCCGCCAGGGCCCCGTGGAGAACGGGGTTGATGAGATGCGTGCGGTAGCCCAGGACCGGTTCGGCGGGCCCGAGGTGCTCGAGGTCGTCGAGGTGGAGCGTCCGGTGCCCGGGCCGGCCGAGGTGCTCGTACGGGTCCACGCGGCCGGGGTCAACCCGACGGACTCCTGGCACCGCGCCACCGGCGGCCTCGCCGGCGAGGTGATCCGGCTCGGCTGGGACGTCTCCGGCGTGGTCGAGGCGGTCGGCCTCGGGGTCACCACCCTCGCCCCCGGCGACGAGGTGTTCGGCATGCCGCGCCACCCGCTCCCGGCGGGCACGTACGCGGAGTACGTCACCTCCCCCGCCCGGCACCTGGTCCGCAAGCCCGCCGCGCTGAGCCACGTACAGGCCGCCGCGCTGCCGCTGGCCGCGCTCACCGCCTGGCAGGCCCTGGTGGACACCGCCGGCCTGCGCCCCGGGCAGCGGGTGCTGATCCACGCGGCGGCGGGCGGGGTCGGCCACCTCGCCGTGCAGATCGCCAAGTCCCGCGGCGCGTACGTCATCGGCACCGCCCGCGCGGCCAAGCACGACTTCCTGCGCGGCCTCGGCGCCGACGAGCTGGTCGACTACACCCGGGCCGACTTCGAGACGGCCACCCCGCCCGTCGACGTCGTACTCGACGCCATCGGCGGGGAGTACGGGCCGCGCTCGCTGCGCGCCCTGCGCCCCGGCGGCATCGTGGTCTCCCTCGCCTCCCCGGCCGAGGCGTACCTGGCGGACGAGGCCCGCCCGCTCGGGCTGCGCGCGGCCTTCATGGCCGTGGAGGCCGACCAGGCGGGGATGCGGGAGATCGCCGCCCTGGCGGAGGCCGGTCTGCTGCGGCCGGAGATCGACACGGTCCTGCCGCTGGAACTGGCGGGCAAGGCCCACGAGCTCGCCGACAGCCGCCGGACCACCGGCAAGATCGTTCTCACCGTCACCGACTGACCGACCGACCGTCAAGGAGAAACGATGGCCACATACGTCCTCGTCCCCGGCGCATGGCACGGCGCCTGGACCTACGAACCCCTCGCCCGGCAGCTGCGCGAGCACGGCCACGAGGCCTTCCCGCTGACCCTCACCGGGGTGGGAGAGCGGCGGCACCTGCTCAGCGCCTCGGTCAACCTCGACACCCACATCGACGACGTGGTCAACCTGCTGGCGGACCAGGAGATCACCGACGCGGTGCTGGTCGGGCACAGCTACGGCGGGATGGTGATAACCGGCGCCGCCGACCGCGCGCCCGGGCGGGTGGCGGGGCTGGTGTACATCGACGCGATGGTCCCCGAGGACGGGGACTCCACCTGGTCCCTCGTCACCGAGCAGGAGCGCGGCTGGTACCTGAACGGCGTGGCCGAGACGGGCTACGCCAGCGCGCCGCTGCCCTTCTTCGACCCCCGGGCGACCCCGCACCCGCTGGCCTCCCTGCTCCAGGCGGTCCGCCTGGAGGGCGGGCTGGACCGCTTCGGGAGCCGGGACTACGTCTACGCGGCCGGCTGGGACGGCGCGTCCCCCTTCACCGCGCTGTACGAGCGGCTGCTCGGCGACCCCGCCTGGCGCACCCACGCGCTGGCCTCCGGGCACAACGTGATGCGGGACGCGCCGCAGGAGCTGCTGAAGGTCCTGCTGGCGGCCGGGCAGCGCTAGGGAGACACGGTGACCCCCTCGAGGAAGGGCTCCAGCGCCGCGCGGAGCGCGGCGGGCTGGTCGTAGTGGACGTAGTGGCCCGCATCCGGGATCTCGGCGTACTGGCCGGCCGGGAGGACGCGGACCATCTCCTGGGCCTCCGCGCGGCCCAGCTCGCCGTCCAGGCCGCGGACGACCAGGGTGGGGCAGCGGACCTGGGCCAGCTCCTCCCAGTGCGCGTCGTGCACCCAGGTCTCGCGGACGGTCAGCATCTGGCTGCGGGAGAAGAGCGGGCGCCAGCCGTCCGGCGCCTCATGCATCACCTCGGCGAAGAAGGCGCCGCGGCCGGGGTCGGGGCGCTCCACCCGGGGGTCGTCCTCGCCGAACCAGCGACGGGCGGCGTCCTGCGTGGGGAAGGGCACCGGCCAGCGGCGGAACCAGTCCTCCCACTCCTGCTGCGAGGCCTCGCCGAGCGCGGAGGCGCGCATGTCGCAGATGACCAGGGCCTGGACGAGCTCGGGGCGCCGGGCGGCGAGCTGCCATCCGGTGAGGGCGCCCATGGAGTGGCCGATCAGCACCACGGGGCCGAGCCCGAGCTGCTCGATGACGGCCTCCGCATCGGCGACGAAGGCCTCGCGGCCCAGGAGCGCGGCGGCGGCCCGGTCGCGGCCGGCCGACGGGTGGCCGCTGTGGCCGTGCCCGCGCTGGTCCAGGGCCACGACGCGGCGGTGCTCGCCCAGCCAGCGCGCGGTGCCGGCCCAGTGGAGGGCGCGGCCCATCAGGCCGTGGAGTAACAGGACCGCCGGCTGCCGGGGCTCCGCGGGCGGTTCCCGGAACTCCCAGGCGGCCAGGCGAACGCCGTCGGCACCCGTCACATCGATGCGCTGTACCACCGGAGATGCACCCCCTTCGCTCCCGGCCAGACTATCGAACCCGCATTCGAAAACGGGCGTCTCGCCGGCAACACCGCTCTTTCGAGTGACCTTGCTCAAGGATTGGCCGCCGCTGCCGATGGAGATCCTTTCAACAGGGAGGCGGGCCGCTCGGGGAAGACGGTCCGAAGGGGATGACCTTGAGAGCTCGGGGCTCCAGGTCAACAAGGGGAGGACCGGTCCCGGCGCCGAAAGGCGCCGGGACCGCCCACTTCCACCACTCTCCGCGCACCGCCGTCAACGGGGCGAACCAGCTGCTGCCGCAGCGGTCAGCGCTTGGCGACGAACACGTGCGAGGCGATGTCCGCGTCCAGCTCCGCCGCCTCGCCGCCGCTGCCGACCAGCACCCCGCCCGGGGACTCCGTCACGCTCACCACCGAGCCGGGCTGCACGCCCGCCCGCCGCAGCGTGTACATCAGCTGGGCGTCGGTCTGGATCGGCTCCCCGATCCGGCGGACGACCACCGTCTTGCCTTCGCTGCCCGGGTCCAGCTCGGACAGGCTGACCATGCCGTCCTCCAGGAACGGGTCCGCCTCGGCCTTCTCGCCCAGCTCCTCCAGGCCCGGGATCGGGTTCCCGTACGGAGACTCGGTCGGGTGGCGCAGCAGCTCCAGCACGCGCCGCTCCACCGCCTCGCTCATCACGTGCTCCCAGCGGCAGGCCTCGGCGTGCACCTGCTCCCACTCCAGGCCGATGACGTCGACGAGCAGGCATTCCGCGAGCCGGTGCTTGCGCATCACGCGCGTGGCGAGCTTGCGGCCCTCGTCGGTCAGCTCCAGGTGCCGGTCGCTGGCCACCGCGACCAGCCCGTCACGCTCCATGCGGGCCACGGTCTGGCTCACCGTCGGGCCGCTCTGGTCCAGCCGCTCGGCGATCCGGGCGCGCATGGGGACCACACCTTCCTCTTCCAGCTCCAGGATGGTGCGGAGATACATCTCCGTGGTGTCGATCAGTCCGGACATTCGTGCCCCTCGGATTGCGTGCGCTGGCCCTGTCCCCAATTCTGACGCATCGGGCCGACAACCGTCCCGCGCCGAGCGTCAAGGCATGTACTGGACATCCCCACGGGGACGGTCGGCCCGGGATTGACGCCCGTATTGACACGCCCTTGGTACAGACCGCACGGTGAGCGGCGGACATCGACGACGCAGCCACCGCGCACCCCACCCTGAAAGGGCCCACGGCGTATGAGCGAGAGCAAGCTGGCCGGTCAGTTCTTCGACGCCGCCATCGGCCTGCTGGAGCGGGTGCGCGACGAGGAGGGCGCGCGGATCACCGAGGCCGGGGCCGTGATCGCCCGGGCCGTCGCCTCCGGGAACCGGCTCTTCGCCTTCGGCGCCGGGCACTCCTCGCTGCCCGCCCAGGACGTGGTCTACCGGGCCGGCGGCCTCGCGCTGATGAACTTCCTCGCCGTCCCGGGCACCGCGGGCGTCGACGTCATGCCCGCCACGCTGGGCAGCGCCCTGGAGCGGGT
The Streptomyces sp. NBC_00091 genome window above contains:
- a CDS encoding alpha/beta fold hydrolase — its product is MATYVLVPGAWHGAWTYEPLARQLREHGHEAFPLTLTGVGERRHLLSASVNLDTHIDDVVNLLADQEITDAVLVGHSYGGMVITGAADRAPGRVAGLVYIDAMVPEDGDSTWSLVTEQERGWYLNGVAETGYASAPLPFFDPRATPHPLASLLQAVRLEGGLDRFGSRDYVYAAGWDGASPFTALYERLLGDPAWRTHALASGHNVMRDAPQELLKVLLAAGQR
- a CDS encoding pentapeptide repeat-containing protein, whose translation is MASVTAARPRNPLAPRNKTSLRPARLPEDDLAEDAMIRGVEYSGTVFASQSIELAEAEQCRFDTVRFTGMHTRQVVFCDATFDTCDFASVRADDTSLVRAEVVSSRVTGSSWSKSHFHDVRFENCRADLSLWRHSKFKAIVFTNCNLTQADFQFAEMRDVLFQGCDLTGAQFAHLNAQRVRFENCTLLDVGGATHLKGATVQGPGAMELALALARDAGIRIEP
- a CDS encoding metal-dependent transcriptional regulator, whose amino-acid sequence is MSGLIDTTEMYLRTILELEEEGVVPMRARIAERLDQSGPTVSQTVARMERDGLVAVASDRHLELTDEGRKLATRVMRKHRLAECLLVDVIGLEWEQVHAEACRWEHVMSEAVERRVLELLRHPTESPYGNPIPGLEELGEKAEADPFLEDGMVSLSELDPGSEGKTVVVRRIGEPIQTDAQLMYTLRRAGVQPGSVVSVTESPGGVLVGSGGEAAELDADIASHVFVAKR
- a CDS encoding NADP-dependent oxidoreductase, with the protein product MRAVAQDRFGGPEVLEVVEVERPVPGPAEVLVRVHAAGVNPTDSWHRATGGLAGEVIRLGWDVSGVVEAVGLGVTTLAPGDEVFGMPRHPLPAGTYAEYVTSPARHLVRKPAALSHVQAAALPLAALTAWQALVDTAGLRPGQRVLIHAAAGGVGHLAVQIAKSRGAYVIGTARAAKHDFLRGLGADELVDYTRADFETATPPVDVVLDAIGGEYGPRSLRALRPGGIVVSLASPAEAYLADEARPLGLRAAFMAVEADQAGMREIAALAEAGLLRPEIDTVLPLELAGKAHELADSRRTTGKIVLTVTD
- a CDS encoding GlxA family transcriptional regulator; the encoded protein is MHRVVVLALEGVYPFELSIPVRIFGTAAGPDGEPLYEVATCSLDGGPVTTSADFSVTVAHGSEALSRADTLVIPPFTCGPDAQREWLPAELADALALLPAHARIVSICTASYVLAAAGLLDGRRATTHWNEAGRFQRAFPQVEVDANVLFVDDGRVLTAAGVAAGVDLCLHLLRRDHGSEIANRVARLCVVPPWREGGQAQYIERPMPEPEAATTAATRAWALEHLHHPLPLRELAEHARMSVRTFCRRFVEEVGMPPGQWLAQRRVDHARRLLETTDLPIDQIAAHAGFGTSASLRQHLAATLGVSPTTYRRAFTASRA
- a CDS encoding alpha/beta fold hydrolase, translated to MVQRIDVTGADGVRLAAWEFREPPAEPRQPAVLLLHGLMGRALHWAGTARWLGEHRRVVALDQRGHGHSGHPSAGRDRAAAALLGREAFVADAEAVIEQLGLGPVVLIGHSMGALTGWQLAARRPELVQALVICDMRASALGEASQQEWEDWFRRWPVPFPTQDAARRWFGEDDPRVERPDPGRGAFFAEVMHEAPDGWRPLFSRSQMLTVRETWVHDAHWEELAQVRCPTLVVRGLDGELGRAEAQEMVRVLPAGQYAEIPDAGHYVHYDQPAALRAALEPFLEGVTVSP